The following proteins are co-located in the Leptodactylus fuscus isolate aLepFus1 chromosome 8, aLepFus1.hap2, whole genome shotgun sequence genome:
- the UQCRC2 gene encoding cytochrome b-c1 complex subunit 2, mitochondrial codes for MKLVSGARYLSRRLYSAKSAAKPEAAGGARLVPEELQVTKLPNGLVIASVENYSPTSKIGVFVRAGSRYENASNLGVNHVLRLASNLTTKGASSFKITRGLEAAGAGLSVTSTRQNIVYTVDCLRDYVDTVMEYLINVTTAPEFRRWEVSDVHARIKLDKALAFQNPQVGVLENLHAASYRNTLANSLFCPDYRIGKVSPDELHQFVQNHFTSPRMALVGLGVSHSVLKQVGEQFLNIRGGAGSASAKSQYRGGEIREQNGNDLVHAAVVVEGASVGSPEANAFSVLQHVLGAGPYIKRGSNTTSKLSQAVSKATNQPFDVSSFNANYSDSGLFGVYSVSQAATTADVIKAAISQVNAVAQGGVTEADISRAKNQLKTHYLLSLENSTGLLNEIGSQAVASGSYTSPATVLQNIDAVTSADVVNAAKKFVSGKKSLAASGNLENTPFVSDL; via the exons ATGAAGCTGGTCAGCGGCGCCCGGTACCTCTCG AGGAGGCTGTACTCTGCAAAATCAGCGGCCAAGCCAGAAGCTGCGGGAGGAGCGCGCCTTGTGCCCGAGGAGCTGCAG GTCACAAAGTTGCCAAATGGGCTGGTAATTGCTTCAGTAGAAAACTACTCCCCAACCTCTAAAATCGGAGTATTTGTCAGGGCTGGAAGCCGCTATGAGAATGCCAGCAACTTGGGAGTTAATCATGTGCTCCGGCTCGCATCTAACCTG aCTACAAAGGGAGCGTCTTCTTTTAAAATTACTCGAGGACTAGAAGCTGCTGGAGCTGGATTAAG TGTAACTTCTACAAGACAAAATATCGTCTACACCGTGGATTGTCTCAGAGACTATGT TGATACTGTAATGGAATATCTCATCAATGTCACCACGGCCCCTGAATTTAGAAGATGGGAGGTGTCTGACGTTCACGCCCGGATAAAGCTTGATAAAGCTCTGGCTTTTCAGAATCCACAAGTCG GTGTCTTGGAAAACCTTCATGCCGCATCTTACCGCAATACACTCGCTAACTCCTTGTTTTGTCCTGACTACAGAATCGGAAAAGTCTCACCTGATGAG CTTCATCAGTTTGTCCAGAATCACTTCACAAGCCCAAGAATGGCCCTGGTTGGATTAG GTGTCAGCCATTCTGTCCTTAAGCAAGTTGGAGAGCAATTCCTTAACATCCGAGGaggtgctggttctgcatctgcAAAGTCTCAGTACCGTGgag GTGAGATCCGAGAGCAAAATGGGAACGATCTTGTCCATGCTGCTGTAGTTGTGGAAGGAGCGTCCGTGGGAAGCCCAGAAGCAAATGCATTCAGTGTCCTGCAGCACGTTCTAGGTGCCGGACCTTACATCAAGAGGGGCAGCAACACCACCAGCAAATTGTCTCAGGCCGTATCCAAGGCTACTAATCAGCCCTTTGAC gtttcttCATTCAACGCCAACTATTCAGATTCTGGTCTTTTTGGAGTGTATTCTGTATCTCAGGCAGCCACAACAGCAGAT GTGATTAAAGCTGCCATTAGCCAGGTGAACGCGGTTGCACAAGGTGGTGTCACAGAGGCCGATATTTCAAGAGCCAA GAACCAGCTAAAAACCCATTACCTGCTGTCACTGGAGAATTCCACCGGGCTGCTGAATGAGATTGGCTCCCAGGCCGTAGCCTCCGGCTCTTATACATCCCCAGCCACCGTCCTGCAGAACATAGATGCTGTGACCAGCGCTGACGTTGTCAAT GCCGCAAAGAAGTTTGTCTCTGGAAAGAAATCTTTGGCTGCTTCAGGAAACTTGGAGAATACCCCTTTTGTTTCTGATCTGTAA